CCGACCGGAAAACACCCAACTCAATTTCCTGAAAAAACCTCGTCACATCATAACTTATGACACGCACTTCCCGGTCATCGACATAAAACACCGGACTCCCGGAAACGTTCGGCGTACAAGGAATGTAACAGTTCCTATATACGGGAACAAGAAGCGGCGCTTTATCAATAAACAGCCTGGCTTTGTTTACAGCTTCTTCAATGATTTCTGGTTTCTCCCCCCAAGAGTCAACCCAGAAGCTGTTTGTGGAAATGTTCCTGAGAAGGTTTAATCGAGGGAGGTCAATGAGGATGCGGAGTTGTTGCTCGGAAGAGGATCGCCAATTGGGGAAGTGAGGGCCCACTGGAAGGCCTTCTCGGAGAATGGAGCGGATGTCAGGAGGGAAAGAGAGGTTAAAAGAGTATTCCACCGCAGAGAATTCTTCATCAGTGAGACCCGGAAGGAGGGGTATGTTTAGGGACTGAAGGTGATCGATGAGGGACTTCGCGTAGGCTGCGAAGGAGAAGCATGCGAGTCTGTTCTTCGGAGGTCTTGCGACGCCGTTTAGAGTGATTGTTGTTGTCGTTGTTGTAATGGAAGCCATTAAAGGCCTGAGAAGATTGCTCGTGAAGGAAGAGCAAGtggatatatatgtatgtatgtatgtatgtatgtataggataagagtagagagtagagagagagagagaaacgcGTAAATTATAAATAGGATTAGAGACGTTATGCAAGATTTCGTAAGGAAGAAATAAATAACAACTGGAGGTATGTGAAAAAAGCACTACAAGTCATGTGACAATCTACGTTGACCGTGACGATGTTATGATTTTCATATTCGATTATTACATATCAGTGTGTATTATGTCATTTATGATCATTAGCTTAatgcatctatatatatgttgtgaaTTTTATAATTTGGATAAATATGATCATTAGCTtaatgtgatatatatatatatatatatttgtagtgAATTTGATAATTTGGATCAATATCTTTAGACAATATGTTAATGTCATTTTGTAGTCTATAACATTTGAAAATTACGTGATAGATGGATGTGTGAATGATTACATGGTGTGAaaactttacaagtttttcttttcttttttctgttgaTTCAATTATTTGACTTGTGCTACATGCATTGAATTTAAGTCATAGCCCATGTGTAATCAAAGAAAAAGCTATATTTTCAATTGCTACtttgtaaatta
The window above is part of the Tripterygium wilfordii isolate XIE 37 chromosome 3, ASM1340144v1, whole genome shotgun sequence genome. Proteins encoded here:
- the LOC119992621 gene encoding uncharacterized protein LOC119992621, which produces MASITTTTTTITLNGVARPPKNRLACFSFAAYAKSLIDHLQSLNIPLLPGLTDEEFSAVEYSFNLSFPPDIRSILREGLPVGPHFPNWRSSSEQQLRILIDLPRLNLLRNISTNSFWVDSWGEKPEIIEEAVNKARLFIDKAPLLVPVYRNCYIPCTPNVSGSPVFYVDDREVRVISYDVTRFFQEIELGVFRSVALGKRFKTDAPAWAATTAKRIEFWTEVAERGRRVVARAPTHGWWIEGDLGPCLEEVFWRLRDGGWGEEDVREMMMIMDGSDEGKRGVVEGVSVELDVRILAIVLLRGGWSMEDVVYSLDLDDDEYPNSCSRENNSSDYQIISGINQLTQFQSLEV